One Watersipora subatra chromosome 4, tzWatSuba1.1, whole genome shotgun sequence genomic window carries:
- the LOC137394977 gene encoding LOW QUALITY PROTEIN: zinc metalloproteinase nas-36-like (The sequence of the model RefSeq protein was modified relative to this genomic sequence to represent the inferred CDS: substituted 1 base at 1 genomic stop codon), whose amino-acid sequence MELSHLIIVIHSLLSCSATAHRSSGKLIIDTAKKAFEGKIVKRENTTPRNSVKLKLESLLMPDPSNAHVVEFDLILDDDQFGTVKTFGNENESKKSTREKRKAVRHSIYHWPGAVVPYMIDSSVDTVSSEARYRISKAMGHWQKQSCVKFVEYNALKHTNYVIIQKGQWCASKLGMAGGAQPLYIALGCLDTGTVIHELGHTLGWVHEQARPDRDDYVTIKWDLVAPNYKSQYVKHDTDFINTYGVPYDYGSIMHYPSYGELITRDPSAQSKIGQRNRLSFNDVKLANLMYKCAERANCDKYNRKCIDGGFLDHTCKCVCPSGDQKSCTVTSNIQGPHPTGGLKTTISAVKACDPWKMYDNAYIPGFNEDVGFSLTIEECKTRCMQETMFECRSFDYWKARRQCYLSSTTAKDLGIRLFRDSRMVYFELNDCPTNPPTKPTTSGNIFYNXHKVTRSPVWLNTKSPEKPIKKNGKLTCPFEYANTKKSCIRAIEFPLRPVYIAELECQQKLGLSLWDMTEEELRSKELSAQVSEGKQYWIKVKNFRSKNKMASYFDFCPYITKENGLVVMRDALCYKSKGFLCQM is encoded by the exons ATGGAGTTGTCCCACCTCATCATTGTTATTCACTCTCTGCTCAGCTGTTCAGCAACA GCACACAGGTCAAGTGGCAAGCTGATAATAGACACAGCGAAGAAAGCTTTTGAAGGTAAGATTGTGAAACGAGAGAATACGACTCCTCGGA ACTCTGTAAAATTAAAGTTAGAATCTCTATTGATGCCCGATCCATCCAATGCTCATGTTGTGGAGTTTGACCTTATTCTTGATGATGACCAGTTCGGAACAGTGAAGACTTTTGGAAATGAGAATGAATCGAAAAAGTCAACTAGGGAAAAACGAAAAGCAGTGCGACATTCCATATATCATTGGCCTGGTGCAGTTGTGCCCTATATGATAGACTCAAGTGTTG ATACAGTATCGAGTGAGGCGAGGTACCGAATTAGTAAAGCTATGGGTCACTGGCAAAAACAGTCGTGTGTTAAGTTTGTGGAATACAACGCCTTAAAACATACCAACTATGTTATTATACAGAAGGGTCAGTGGTGTGCCTCCAAACTTGGCATGGCTGGTGGTGCTCAGCCATTATACATAGCTCTCGGCTGTTTG GACACTGGCACGGTGATACATGAACTTGGCCACACACTTGGTTGGGTGCATGAGCAAGCAAGGCCAGACAGGGATGACTATGTGAC GATCAAATGGGATTTGGTGGCACCAAATTACAAGTCACAGTATGTGAAGCATGACACAGACTTTATCAACACATACGGTGTGCCTTATGACTACGGCAGTATTATGCATTACCCCAGCTATGGAGAATTGATCACAAGAGATCCATCAGCGCAGAGCAAGATCGGCCAAAGAAACCGGCTCAGTTTCAATGATGTGAAGCTTGCAAATCTCATGTATAAATGTGCAG AACGAGCCAACTGTGACAAATACAACCGAAAATGCATCGATGGAGGTTTTCTTGATCATACCTGTAAGTGTGTCTGCCCATCAGGAGACCAGAAATCATGCACTGTAACAAGCAACATTCAAGGACCACATCCAACCGGAGGTCTAAAGACGACAATCAGTGCAGTGAAAG CATGTGATCCCTGGAAAATGTATGACAATGCTTATATACCGGGATTTAATGAAGATGTTGGTTTTTCATTAACAATCGAGGAGTGCAAGACTCGTTGCATGCAAGAGACAATGTTTGAGTGCAGATCATTTGATTATTGGAAAGCTAGACGTCAGTGCTACTTGAGTTCAACAACAGCTAAAGATTTGGGAATCCGTTTGTTTCGTGATTCGAGAATGGTGTATTTTGAGCTCAATGACTGTCCTACTAATCCACCTACTAAACCAACAACATcaggtaatatattttataattgacATAAAG TGACAAGAAGCCCTGTATGGCTTAATACCAAATCTCCAGAGAAACCAATCAAGAAAAATGGGAAGCTCACATGTCCATTTGAGTATGCGAACACAAAGAAAAGCTGCATTAGAGCCATAGAGTTTCCTCTTAGGCCAGTTTATATAGCTGAGCTAGAGTGTCAG CAAAAGCTAGGACTTTCTCTGTGGGATATGACTGAAGAAGAGTTACGATcaaaagagttgtctgctcaagtTTCTGAAGGAAAACAATACTGGATAAAGGTGAAAAACTTCAGGTCGAAGAACAAAATGGCCAGTTACTTTGATTTCTGTCCATATATAACTAAGGAGAATGGGCTTGTAGTTATGAGAGACGCTCTCTGTTATAAATCAAAAGGCTTCTTGTGTCAAATGTAA